The sequence below is a genomic window from Mycobacterium sp. ITM-2016-00316.
CCGCGCAGCTGTGGCGGGTGGACGGCAGCGAGGGCACCGTCGGGGTCATCGCGTCGGTCTCCGAGTCGTTCTGCGGGGCGTGTGACCGCACCCGGCTGACCGCCGACGGTCAGATCCGCAGCTGCCTGTTCTCCTCCACCGAAACCGACCTGCGCGCCCCGCTGCGCGACGGCGCCGACGATGACGCGCTGGAGGCGGCCTGGCGGACGGCGATGTGGGCGAAACCGGCCGGGCACGGGATCAACGATCCGAGCTTCGTCCAGCCGGTCCGGCCGATGAGCGCCATCGGCGGTTGAGCGTGTCCGAAGTACAGGTCACCATCCGATATTTCGCCGCTGCACGGGCCGCTGCCGGAATCGAGACCGAAACGTTGTCGGTCCCGGCGGGAACCACCGTCGACGGACTGGTCACCGATCTGTCGGGTCGCGGACCCGAACTGGCGAAAGTGCTTGCACGCTGCTCGTATCTGCGCGACGGCGTCGCGGTGCGAGATAAAAATGTCGCGCTACAAACGCGCGAAACGGTCGATGTGTTACCCCCGTTCGCCGGCGGATAGCCGTGATTTGTGTCACATAACGAAATGGTCACAAAGTAGCCACCTGCGGTTTGAGTCGCGAAAACACCTGCGGAAACGCCCGGACTCCCTGCGCCTTTAATGTCCTCTCATAGTTCTTAAGCACCGGAAACGCCGGGCGCCCACCGAGATGACGCCCGGTGGGAGAACGGTTACCGTCTTGCCAAGCCGTTCGACCCACATTGATCGGCCCGCCTTCCCCGATTGCGCCGAGCTCCATCCATCGGGATAAGGACACCCACGAACCACTGGATGGAGGCGGGGGACCCAACCGGTCCGCCGACAAGCAGACCAGGAACGCCATCACCGGTTCCTTGGGGTGAAGCCAGAAATCGTCTCCGACGAACGA
It includes:
- a CDS encoding MoaD/ThiS family protein, which encodes MSEVQVTIRYFAAARAAAGIETETLSVPAGTTVDGLVTDLSGRGPELAKVLARCSYLRDGVAVRDKNVALQTRETVDVLPPFAGG